The stretch of DNA AAATGGCCTATCCTCCCTCCAGCCATCCGTATCGAGTCTTCGATCACAGGCTCCTCAATGTTCATGTGGAAGGTATCGAGGAGGAGGTATGCTTTCTCGCAATCAAGCCGTGAGATGAATTCTAGAGCTTCCGCGACAGTGTTGAGTAGCAGGCTCTCATACCTGTTAAGTGGCTCCAAGAGAATCTTCACCCCGTAGTCCAAGGCGCCTCTACAAATCACTCTCAGCTGCTCCTCCAGCACCTTGAGGGCTTCGCTGGTCTTGCTGTAGCCGTCACCCCGCCCCCTAATTAGGCCAACTATAACCCCCGCGACCTCGGATCTGCCGGCGTTTTCTACGAACTCGAGGAGCCTCTCGCGGGCCCTCTTCCTTACATTCTCATCCGGGCTTGTGAGGTCTAAACCCAAGTGAAGGTAGTTAAGCCCCGTACCAACTGCAGGCACTTCGAGGCCATGGTCACGGGCCAAGGTGACTAGGCCGGGGAGGTCGGATGGGTCCAGTAAAGATAGTTCGACACCATCGTAGCCCAGCTCGGCCAAAAGGGGTATAACAGCCTCAGGCGTCCCTGTGGCAACTGCCTCGAACTTCGCCCTCTGGGGGGTATAAGCGATCGAGATTTTGAACACAAGTACCGCAGAACTTCTAACGATGACGCGTTATTAAACTTCTTGTCGAATTAACGCTCTTTTTTGATGGGCAACGCCTCGATTTATATGCATTTCCCAGATTGCTTATAAGAAGTGATAGTTGCAGAGGGATCACGGTGAAAGAGGATATGACAACGATGAGAGCTGCGCTCGTTTACGCTGATTTTTCCCCAAGGCCTGGGTACAAGATCACCCCTGACGAGCTTCGCACGCACAAAGTTCGGGAAGGCAACAAAGTGTGGAAGAATCCGAAGCTCGTCCTTAGAACAGACTACCCGGTTCCTGAGCCTAAGCCGGATGAGATACTTATCAGGGTGAAAGCTGTCGGAATATGCGGTAGCGACATACACTTCCTCGAGACAGATGAAGAAGGGTACATAATCTACCCCGGCCTCACGAAGTTTCCCGTCGTGATAGGTCATGAGTTCAGCGGAGTCGTCGAGAAGGTCGGCGCTAAT from Infirmifilum sp. NZ encodes:
- a CDS encoding sugar phosphate isomerase/epimerase family protein → MFKISIAYTPQRAKFEAVATGTPEAVIPLLAELGYDGVELSLLDPSDLPGLVTLARDHGLEVPAVGTGLNYLHLGLDLTSPDENVRKRARERLLEFVENAGRSEVAGVIVGLIRGRGDGYSKTSEALKVLEEQLRVICRGALDYGVKILLEPLNRYESLLLNTVAEALEFISRLDCEKAYLLLDTFHMNIEEPVIEDSIRMAGGRIGHFHIADSNRYAPGMGHLDFSSILSALHDTGYRGFISAEVIVKPDFETVAKLTLSTLKIAMSGLTREG